The following are encoded together in the Robertmurraya sp. FSL R5-0851 genome:
- the fdhD gene encoding formate dehydrogenase accessory sulfurtransferase FdhD has translation MDNEIDDVTTIRRIMRFDGQDFYEQEDDIAVEFPLTVMVDGQEFATMVCTPADLDELVVGFLASEGVIRRFDEIKTLTIDDSKGFAYVDLVTKKEMQNHHHSKRFIGSCCGKGRQFYFYNDMKTAKTVMSKTTITGQDCHRLMTLMQESSSHFQQTGGVHNSALCSKEGIIVSRTDIGRHNALDKIFGYCLMNRIPLKDKIIVFSGRISSEVLLKVAKIGVGIVLSKSAPTNLALDLAEELGITAVGFIRGQGFNVYTHHERILGG, from the coding sequence ATGGACAATGAAATAGATGATGTGACCACCATAAGAAGAATCATGAGATTTGACGGCCAGGACTTCTATGAACAAGAGGATGATATTGCTGTTGAATTTCCACTAACAGTGATGGTCGATGGTCAGGAATTTGCTACCATGGTCTGTACCCCAGCTGATCTAGATGAACTTGTTGTCGGTTTTTTAGCTTCAGAAGGTGTCATTCGAAGGTTTGACGAAATTAAAACGTTAACCATTGATGATTCTAAAGGGTTTGCCTATGTGGATCTAGTCACTAAGAAGGAAATGCAAAACCACCATCACTCTAAACGCTTTATAGGTTCATGCTGTGGGAAAGGGCGTCAGTTTTACTTTTACAATGATATGAAAACGGCAAAAACGGTAATGAGTAAGACAACTATAACTGGTCAAGACTGTCACAGGCTGATGACGCTAATGCAAGAAAGTTCATCACACTTCCAGCAAACCGGCGGCGTTCACAACTCGGCTTTGTGTTCAAAAGAAGGAATCATCGTTTCACGGACGGATATTGGCCGCCACAATGCTTTAGACAAAATATTTGGATATTGCTTAATGAATCGTATTCCGTTGAAGGACAAGATAATTGTATTTAGTGGCCGAATTTCTTCAGAGGTATTGTTGAAGGTAGCAAAAATTGGTGTAGGAATTGTATTATCAAAATCCGCTCCTACAAACCTCGCACTTGATTTGGCTGAAGAACTAGGTATTACAGCTGTTGGTTTTATTCGCGGTCAAGGGTTTAATGTATACACACATCACGAACGTATTTTAGGTGGATAA
- a CDS encoding LysR family transcriptional regulator, with the protein MELRVLRYFLTVAREGSMTAAADFLHITQPTLSRQLKDLEQELGKKLFIRSSHSIHLTDEGMLLRKRAEEIIEMVDKLGAEFSSMEETISGDVYIGGGETDAMRQIARVVKDLQLGYPNIRYHLYSGNEDDVTERLDKRLLDFGILIQPADLSKYNYINIPAKDVWGVVMRKDSLLAFHDNIQAADLLNVPLICSRQAMKQTFSKNEFADWFGENFEKLNVVTTYNLAYNASLMVEEGIGYAIAIDKIVNTSSDSNLCFRPLEPRLESGLNIVWKKHQVFSAAAEMFLKEIQVKFSNP; encoded by the coding sequence ATGGAATTAAGAGTTTTGCGATATTTCCTTACGGTGGCCAGAGAAGGAAGTATGACAGCTGCTGCTGATTTTCTGCATATTACACAGCCAACTTTGTCAAGGCAATTAAAAGATCTTGAACAAGAGTTAGGAAAAAAACTATTTATTCGCAGCAGCCACAGTATCCATCTCACAGATGAAGGAATGCTCTTGCGAAAAAGAGCAGAGGAAATTATAGAAATGGTCGATAAATTAGGAGCTGAATTTAGTTCCATGGAAGAAACAATTAGTGGAGATGTTTATATAGGTGGCGGGGAAACAGATGCCATGAGACAGATCGCACGGGTAGTAAAAGATTTGCAGTTAGGTTATCCAAATATCCGGTATCACCTCTACAGCGGAAACGAAGATGATGTAACTGAACGACTTGACAAGAGATTACTTGACTTTGGTATTTTAATTCAACCAGCTGATTTGTCTAAATACAATTATATCAATATCCCAGCCAAAGATGTTTGGGGCGTTGTTATGAGGAAAGACAGCCTTCTAGCTTTCCATGATAACATTCAAGCAGCGGATCTATTAAATGTTCCTTTAATCTGTTCAAGACAGGCTATGAAACAGACATTTTCTAAAAATGAATTTGCTGATTGGTTTGGTGAAAATTTTGAAAAATTAAACGTTGTGACTACATACAATCTAGCATATAATGCTTCCCTTATGGTTGAAGAGGGCATTGGTTATGCCATAGCTATTGATAAAATAGTGAATACGTCTAGTGATAGTAATCTTTGTTTTAGACCGCTAGAGCCAAGACTTGAATCTGGGTTAAATATTGTTTGGAAAAAACATCAAGTTTTTTCCGCTGCTGCTGAAATGTTTTTAAAAGAAATTCAGGTGAAATTTTCAAATCCTTAA
- a CDS encoding copper resistance CopC family protein — MRKLLLILFICFLSFEGNALSHTGLESSTPQNGEVITENLQDITLTFEGKLENGSIFTLQNSNGDALPIDISLAENILTGTLSNPLESGEYNVHWSIIGADGHPIEGDLSFSVKVPETEVPEESEETPEESHDHQNVDTPEEDTANEAIEEDGNQNEVSSYVAPVVIGLLIVIIIGSFIFLMNRKK, encoded by the coding sequence ATGAGAAAACTTTTATTAATTTTATTCATTTGCTTTCTCTCATTTGAGGGAAATGCGCTTTCACACACTGGCTTAGAAAGTTCTACACCTCAAAATGGAGAGGTAATTACAGAAAATCTTCAGGACATTACCTTAACTTTTGAAGGAAAGTTAGAGAATGGCAGTATATTCACACTACAAAATAGTAATGGAGATGCATTACCTATTGACATTTCTTTAGCCGAAAATATATTGACAGGAACACTTTCAAATCCTTTAGAGAGTGGTGAGTACAATGTACATTGGAGTATAATCGGAGCTGATGGACATCCAATCGAAGGCGATCTTTCATTTTCTGTAAAGGTACCAGAAACAGAGGTGCCTGAAGAGTCTGAAGAAACCCCAGAGGAATCTCATGATCACCAAAATGTTGATACACCAGAAGAAGATACAGCAAATGAAGCAATAGAAGAGGACGGTAATCAAAACGAAGTATCATCATATGTAGCACCCGTTGTTATTGGTCTTTTAATTGTAATCATCATTGGAAGCTTTATATTTTTGATGAATAGAAAGAAATAA
- a CDS encoding SDR family oxidoreductase, producing the protein MTNDNLKGWICLSQNNKQTFPPQHQNHQPGVEDEMNPIPIHVSEEYKGSNKLKDKVAIITGGDSGIGKSVAIYFAKEGADVVVSYLNEAKDAEDTKKLVEAEGRRCILAAGDIGDEKVCNQMVDNTMKAFGKIDIIVNNAAEQHPQQSLLDITSEQLERTFRTNIFSYFYLTKAALPHLKKGSSIINTASITAYQGNEQLLDYSATKGAIVTFTRSLSKSLAKDGIRVNGVAPGPIWTPLIPSTFPAEQVAEFGSTTPMGRAGQPYELAASYVFLASNDSSYVSGQMIHVNGGTVVNG; encoded by the coding sequence ATGACAAATGACAATTTGAAAGGATGGATATGCTTGTCTCAGAATAACAAACAAACCTTTCCACCTCAACATCAAAATCACCAACCTGGTGTTGAGGATGAAATGAATCCCATACCGATTCATGTTAGTGAAGAGTATAAAGGCTCCAATAAATTAAAGGATAAAGTAGCGATTATTACAGGTGGCGATAGTGGAATTGGGAAGTCAGTAGCCATCTATTTTGCTAAAGAAGGAGCTGACGTTGTCGTTTCCTATTTAAACGAAGCAAAGGACGCTGAGGACACAAAAAAGCTAGTTGAAGCAGAAGGCAGACGTTGTATTCTTGCCGCAGGAGATATTGGAGATGAGAAGGTTTGTAATCAAATGGTCGATAATACGATGAAAGCATTTGGCAAAATTGATATTATCGTCAATAACGCTGCCGAACAGCATCCACAACAAAGTTTACTTGATATCACATCAGAGCAGCTTGAACGAACGTTTCGAACAAATATCTTCTCTTATTTTTATTTAACAAAGGCTGCTCTTCCCCATCTTAAGAAAGGGAGCTCTATTATTAACACAGCTTCCATAACAGCCTATCAAGGAAACGAGCAATTACTTGACTATTCCGCTACTAAAGGTGCGATAGTTACCTTTACTAGATCTCTTTCAAAGTCACTTGCTAAGGATGGAATACGAGTCAATGGAGTGGCACCTGGACCTATTTGGACCCCTCTCATTCCTTCTACCTTTCCGGCCGAACAAGTAGCAGAATTCGGCTCTACGACACCAATGGGAAGAGCGGGACAGCCGTATGAACTTGCCGCAAGTTATGTTTTTCTTGCATCCAATGACTCTTCGTATGTCAGCGGTCAAATGATTCATGTGAACGGTGGTACAGTCGTCAATGGATAA
- a CDS encoding copper resistance D family protein — protein MLVLMIISKTLLYLCFSLTFGTFLLTLIPNTHKPKVNVSKHILMIAIIGIPLSTFFPILQTILFLTPRIGFGESFQSVLTTFEVGKSWVFIFSVSFILIIFISSIDYQRKKLYGYIGAILTFILIVGVSWSSHASSISQFFGGLSHTLHFTAVSVWVGILIVISWFSTNYDHWLKFLNWFTPIALCCFVSTIISGLILMTLVITDYTNSWLFPYGQALLIKHILIIPLLIYAIINGIFVKRKIKRDPNFNPKTWTRIECIIILLIFTVTAVLGQQAPPNKTTLLNPTSFDTRNQ, from the coding sequence ATGTTGGTTTTAATGATTATTAGTAAAACGCTATTATATTTATGCTTTTCATTAACTTTTGGTACCTTCCTTCTTACTCTTATCCCAAATACACATAAACCAAAAGTGAATGTTTCAAAACATATATTAATGATTGCTATTATTGGAATTCCCCTTTCCACATTCTTTCCCATTTTACAAACGATTCTGTTCCTAACCCCTAGAATAGGTTTTGGAGAATCATTCCAATCCGTACTAACGACATTTGAAGTGGGAAAATCATGGGTATTTATTTTCTCTGTATCGTTTATTCTAATTATTTTTATTTCATCAATAGATTATCAGAGAAAAAAATTATATGGATATATTGGTGCTATTCTAACTTTCATTCTGATTGTGGGAGTTAGTTGGTCTAGTCATGCAAGTTCTATAAGCCAATTTTTCGGGGGGCTGAGTCATACTTTACATTTCACCGCTGTCAGTGTATGGGTAGGAATATTGATTGTAATTAGTTGGTTTTCAACTAATTATGATCATTGGTTAAAGTTCTTAAACTGGTTTACACCCATTGCATTATGTTGCTTTGTAAGCACCATCATTAGTGGATTGATTTTGATGACTCTTGTGATTACAGACTATACTAATTCTTGGCTATTCCCATATGGACAAGCATTATTAATAAAACATATTCTAATTATTCCCTTACTTATATATGCAATCATTAACGGGATTTTTGTTAAAAGAAAAATAAAGAGAGATCCAAATTTCAATCCAAAAACTTGGACAAGAATAGAATGTATTATTATTCTTCTAATTTTTACAGTAACAGCAGTGTTAGGGCAACAGGCACCACCAAATAAAACTACCTTATTAAATCCAACAAGTTTTGATACCAGAAATCAATGA
- a CDS encoding L-lactate MFS transporter, whose amino-acid sequence MKATKNRWLIALSAVGIHISIGSVYAWSNFTAPLKNMFGWSDSEVALTFSIAILFLGLSAAFLGHFVEKHGPRKAGLLAAIFFGIGITGSGLAVDFGSKYMLYVCYGALGGIGLGVGYIAPVSTLVKWFPDRRGLATGLAIMGFGFAAAISSPIMNSLIETVGVANTFYILGVSYFAIMTLSSLYLEKPAEGWLPEGFQAKIESGKAKPTMELSQLMANEAVKTKRFWYLWLMLFINVTCGIAILAVAKPLAMESIGIDMTAAAALVGAIGIFNGLGRIGWASLSDYIGRPNTYTAFFVLQIIMFFFLPQVSIQWLFMAMLIVVYTCYGGGFASIPAYIGDLFGTKQLGAIHGYILTAWAAAGLVGPLFAAWIKDTTGSYAGSLTFFSGLFVVALVISILIRFDINRLKAENAGKLGRSKEAV is encoded by the coding sequence ATGAAAGCAACAAAAAATCGTTGGCTTATTGCATTATCAGCTGTTGGAATACATATTTCCATTGGTTCGGTATATGCATGGAGTAATTTTACCGCTCCTTTAAAGAACATGTTTGGGTGGTCGGATTCAGAGGTAGCTCTTACTTTTAGTATCGCTATCCTATTTTTAGGTCTCTCAGCAGCATTTTTGGGACATTTTGTAGAAAAGCATGGTCCAAGAAAAGCAGGATTACTAGCAGCCATTTTCTTTGGAATTGGTATTACTGGTTCTGGTTTAGCGGTGGATTTTGGTTCAAAGTACATGCTTTATGTGTGTTACGGAGCTCTAGGTGGAATTGGACTTGGAGTTGGTTACATCGCACCTGTTTCTACTCTAGTAAAATGGTTTCCAGACCGAAGAGGTTTAGCCACTGGCCTTGCTATAATGGGATTTGGGTTTGCAGCAGCCATTTCAAGCCCAATTATGAACTCATTGATTGAAACTGTAGGTGTAGCGAATACATTTTATATTTTAGGTGTATCATACTTTGCTATTATGACTCTTTCTTCATTATATTTAGAGAAGCCTGCTGAAGGTTGGTTACCAGAAGGTTTTCAAGCGAAAATTGAAAGTGGAAAGGCAAAGCCAACGATGGAATTGTCACAGTTAATGGCTAATGAAGCAGTAAAAACTAAACGCTTCTGGTATTTATGGCTCATGTTATTCATTAATGTCACTTGTGGTATTGCCATCTTAGCGGTAGCGAAACCACTAGCGATGGAAAGCATCGGCATTGACATGACAGCGGCTGCAGCATTGGTTGGGGCAATAGGTATTTTTAATGGCTTAGGTCGTATTGGCTGGGCTTCCTTATCTGATTATATTGGACGTCCGAATACTTATACCGCATTTTTTGTTCTACAAATTATCATGTTTTTCTTTTTACCACAAGTGTCTATTCAGTGGTTATTCATGGCCATGCTCATTGTCGTGTATACATGCTATGGAGGTGGATTTGCTTCTATCCCAGCATATATTGGAGATTTGTTTGGTACAAAGCAACTTGGGGCCATCCATGGCTATATTTTAACGGCATGGGCAGCTGCAGGACTAGTTGGTCCTTTATTCGCGGCATGGATTAAGGATACGACTGGCAGCTACGCTGGAAGTTTGACCTTCTTTTCTGGATTATTTGTAGTTGCATTAGTCATTTCAATTTTAATAAGATTTGATATTAATAGATTAAAAGCAGAGAATGCCGGAAAGTTAGGCCGTTCTAAAGAAGCAGTATAA
- a CDS encoding LacI family DNA-binding transcriptional regulator: protein MAVTIKDVAKLAKVAPSTVSRVIANNPRISEKTKKKVREAMDELGYHPNFIARSLASQSTQAIGLVMPSSTDVVFQNPFFPTVLRGLSEGAHEKHYALYMTTGKTDNEILDGVTQMVQGGRVDGVVLLYSKIEDKVLMYLQERGIPFVVIGKPFKHVEEITHVDNDNFRATKEVTEYLIQLGHDHIAFVGGNLNLVVTVERLLGYEKALREAGISLNDEYIVHEEFLREGGQEAVRELLSLKVPPTALVVADDLMALGVLNTLDELGIKVPEDISIISFNNVLVSEMSRPPLTSVDINIFDLGFEAARSLIQKIENPKEPIKRIIIPHQIVKRFSCSFPNEERVFLPQKGTFS from the coding sequence ATGGCTGTTACAATTAAAGATGTTGCTAAATTAGCAAAGGTCGCACCATCTACCGTATCACGTGTAATTGCAAATAATCCTCGAATAAGTGAAAAAACGAAGAAAAAGGTTAGAGAAGCCATGGATGAGTTAGGGTACCATCCTAACTTTATTGCAAGAAGTTTAGCGAGTCAAAGCACACAAGCAATCGGTCTCGTCATGCCTAGCTCTACTGACGTAGTATTCCAGAACCCCTTTTTTCCAACAGTACTAAGAGGACTTAGTGAAGGGGCACATGAAAAGCACTACGCGTTATATATGACAACTGGAAAGACTGACAATGAAATTCTAGATGGGGTTACACAAATGGTCCAAGGTGGACGCGTTGACGGAGTGGTCCTACTTTATTCGAAAATTGAAGATAAAGTATTAATGTATTTGCAGGAAAGAGGCATTCCATTTGTAGTTATTGGCAAACCTTTTAAGCATGTGGAGGAAATTACTCATGTTGATAATGATAATTTCCGTGCAACGAAGGAAGTAACGGAATACCTCATTCAGCTTGGGCATGATCATATCGCTTTTGTTGGTGGAAACTTAAACCTTGTTGTTACGGTTGAGCGGTTACTTGGATACGAGAAGGCACTTCGAGAAGCTGGAATTTCGTTAAATGACGAGTATATTGTTCATGAGGAGTTTTTAAGAGAAGGTGGACAAGAAGCTGTAAGGGAATTGCTTTCTTTAAAAGTTCCACCAACAGCATTGGTTGTCGCGGACGATTTAATGGCATTGGGGGTTCTTAATACATTAGATGAACTGGGAATTAAAGTGCCTGAAGATATCTCGATCATCAGTTTCAATAATGTCCTAGTCTCAGAGATGTCCAGACCACCTCTCACAAGTGTGGATATTAATATTTTTGACCTCGGGTTTGAGGCTGCTCGTAGTTTGATTCAAAAGATTGAAAACCCAAAGGAACCAATCAAAAGAATTATTATTCCACATCAAATTGTCAAACGCTTCTCTTGTTCTTTTCCAAATGAAGAAAGAGTGTTTTTGCCACAAAAAGGGACTTTCAGTTGA
- a CDS encoding DUF2294 domain-containing protein, producing MNKYEAEFSNIVRAFRKKHMGKGPSQVRTTFSKNWAICELEGNLSPIEKFIATAEDGRQMLRAARTEMVKEIYKKNHPTEMEELLGTKFVRVFVDIDIELDIGMSIFVFEDNIEEKFNM from the coding sequence GTGAATAAGTACGAAGCTGAGTTTAGCAATATTGTTCGAGCCTTTCGTAAAAAGCATATGGGAAAAGGGCCAAGTCAAGTTCGAACCACTTTCTCAAAAAACTGGGCCATTTGTGAACTAGAGGGAAATCTATCGCCTATTGAAAAATTCATTGCCACTGCGGAAGATGGGCGCCAAATGCTTCGCGCTGCCCGGACAGAAATGGTGAAGGAGATTTATAAAAAAAATCATCCTACAGAGATGGAAGAATTGCTTGGAACAAAATTCGTCCGTGTGTTTGTCGATATCGATATTGAGTTAGATATTGGTATGTCGATCTTTGTATTTGAAGATAACATTGAAGAGAAATTTAATATGTAA
- a CDS encoding FdhF/YdeP family oxidoreductase, translating to MGKTKHPGPQKKAILPAPKYWVSPIPFGLGKIKPKHIRDTMKIAYDNKDNIGYATRIITEGVCDGCALGVSGLYDQTLSGPHLCTTRLNVLRLNTMPAIKPEILHADIDELKKYDSTELRKLGRIPYPMIRRKGERKFSRITWDAAMDMIAGKMKKLNPKQYAFYLTSRGITNENYYVAAKVSRFLGANNIDNASRICHSPSKTALKRSIGVGASTSNYLDWIGTDVLLFWGSVASNASPVSSKYMLEAKKKGTKIIVINPYREPAMENYWIPSNPESALFGTKLADDFYQVNIGGDIAFMHGIMKHWFDMEEKHHGSAINHKFVQEHVNGYEELKAKVQEQTWEHIIESSGVTKERIIELAEILAKAKNAVFAWALGLTMHSFATDNISQVANLALLRGFLGRKHSGLMPFRGHSSVQGSGEMGADPFVLPGGDFYGENIERIEKLWGFKLPRWQGDIVGVTLENIMLPEDHERKVKLYYLSGGNFLETMPDPIFVEKALSQLDIRVHQDIILNTSTLVDAQEAVIVLPAKTRYEQEGGGTSTSTERMVYFSPEIEGNKNRIEEAREEWKIYIDLAKRVNPTMAHLVDFKDAQAIRDEIALANPNYDGIQHLKKKGDVFQWGGAWLCEDGICPTPDGKGTLITVDIPNMGKKEGQFLLTTRRGKQFNSMVFSEKDPLNGSDRYDVLINAEEARLHRIADGEGIVVYNQHGVFQGRARYADITPGNLGVHFPEGNFLLPKGKYEKFAGIPDYNIAVKVEKAERFNARKDTQYLEKPIPDLETDVS from the coding sequence ATGGGGAAAACAAAACATCCAGGCCCACAAAAGAAAGCCATACTACCCGCACCAAAGTACTGGGTTAGTCCCATCCCATTTGGATTAGGAAAAATTAAACCAAAACATATTCGCGATACGATGAAGATCGCATACGATAATAAAGACAATATAGGTTATGCCACTCGCATCATTACAGAGGGTGTATGTGACGGCTGTGCGCTTGGAGTATCTGGCTTGTACGATCAAACCTTATCCGGTCCACATCTGTGTACGACTCGTTTAAATGTCCTCAGACTAAACACGATGCCAGCAATTAAACCCGAGATTCTTCATGCAGATATTGACGAGCTTAAAAAATATGATAGTACAGAACTTCGTAAACTTGGTCGTATCCCCTATCCAATGATTCGTCGCAAAGGGGAGCGTAAGTTTTCTCGAATTACATGGGATGCTGCGATGGATATGATTGCCGGAAAGATGAAAAAACTAAATCCTAAGCAATATGCATTCTATTTAACATCACGTGGAATTACCAATGAAAACTATTATGTAGCGGCTAAGGTTTCACGCTTTTTAGGAGCGAACAATATTGATAATGCTTCACGAATTTGTCACTCTCCAAGTAAAACGGCATTAAAACGATCGATTGGTGTAGGAGCATCCACTTCGAACTATTTAGATTGGATTGGTACAGATGTACTCCTATTCTGGGGTAGCGTGGCATCAAATGCTTCACCAGTATCTTCTAAATACATGTTAGAAGCGAAGAAAAAGGGAACAAAGATCATTGTTATTAATCCATACCGTGAGCCAGCAATGGAAAATTACTGGATTCCTTCCAATCCAGAATCAGCTCTTTTTGGAACCAAGCTAGCAGATGATTTCTATCAAGTTAATATCGGCGGAGATATCGCGTTTATGCATGGAATTATGAAGCATTGGTTTGATATGGAAGAGAAGCACCATGGTTCGGCCATTAATCATAAATTTGTACAAGAACATGTGAATGGGTATGAAGAACTAAAAGCAAAGGTACAAGAGCAAACATGGGAACATATAATAGAATCATCAGGTGTTACAAAAGAGCGTATCATCGAGCTTGCTGAAATTTTAGCAAAAGCAAAAAATGCTGTCTTTGCCTGGGCACTTGGTTTAACGATGCATTCCTTTGCCACAGACAACATCTCCCAAGTTGCTAATCTAGCTTTATTACGTGGTTTCCTAGGCCGTAAGCATTCTGGTTTAATGCCGTTTCGTGGTCACTCCTCTGTACAAGGTTCAGGGGAAATGGGGGCAGATCCTTTTGTCTTACCAGGTGGGGATTTTTACGGTGAAAATATTGAGCGGATTGAAAAGTTGTGGGGCTTTAAACTTCCGCGTTGGCAAGGGGATATTGTTGGTGTCACTCTTGAAAATATTATGCTTCCAGAAGACCATGAGAGAAAGGTGAAGTTATACTATTTGAGTGGTGGAAACTTCTTAGAAACCATGCCTGATCCAATATTTGTAGAGAAAGCATTATCTCAGTTAGATATTCGTGTCCACCAAGATATTATTTTAAACACTTCTACTCTAGTAGATGCACAAGAAGCGGTTATCGTGCTACCGGCGAAAACAAGATATGAGCAGGAAGGTGGTGGAACATCAACTTCCACTGAAAGAATGGTCTATTTTTCTCCGGAAATCGAAGGAAATAAGAACCGGATTGAAGAAGCTCGTGAAGAATGGAAAATCTATATTGATCTAGCAAAGCGTGTAAATCCTACAATGGCACATTTGGTCGATTTTAAGGATGCACAGGCGATCCGTGACGAGATTGCATTAGCGAATCCAAATTACGACGGGATCCAGCATTTAAAGAAAAAAGGTGATGTGTTCCAATGGGGTGGCGCTTGGCTGTGCGAAGATGGAATCTGTCCGACACCAGACGGTAAAGGGACATTAATTACTGTCGATATCCCAAATATGGGTAAAAAAGAAGGACAGTTTTTACTAACGACTCGCCGAGGAAAGCAATTCAATTCCATGGTGTTTAGCGAAAAGGATCCGTTGAATGGATCTGACCGTTATGATGTATTAATCAATGCTGAAGAAGCTCGTTTGCATCGAATTGCAGATGGCGAAGGGATTGTTGTCTACAATCAGCACGGAGTGTTCCAAGGGCGTGCAAGATATGCTGATATCACACCAGGTAACCTGGGCGTTCACTTCCCAGAAGGGAACTTCTTATTACCAAAAGGTAAATACGAAAAATTTGCTGGTATTCCAGATTATAATATTGCTGTAAAAGTGGAAAAAGCTGAGCGTTTTAATGCTCGAAAAGATACTCAATACCTGGAGAAGCCAATTCCAGATCTAGAAACAGATGTAAGCTGA
- a CDS encoding aldolase catalytic domain-containing protein — MEHRSKIIDCTIRDGGLVNNWDFSVEFVQDLYNGLSEAGVEYMEIGYKNSARLLNVSEPNPWRFLDDHFLKEIIPEKKFTKLSALVDIGRVDPNDILPREQSILDMIRVACYVREVDKGLELVQMFHDLGYETSLNIMALSSVPEQQLIKAFELVKESPVDVVYIVDSFGSLDPRDIEHQVKKFQALIPNKQLGIHTHNNMQLAFANTLTAFQNGVTFLDSSVYGMGRAAGNCNTELLVSYIQKPSYELKPVLGVIEKHMLDMRKKWEWGYIIPYMISGVLNEHPRIAMAYRDSSDRDKFVEFYDKVTTPEATMVLESK; from the coding sequence ATGGAACATCGTAGTAAGATTATAGACTGTACAATTCGAGATGGTGGCTTAGTCAATAATTGGGATTTTAGCGTAGAGTTTGTTCAGGACTTGTATAATGGTTTAAGTGAGGCTGGAGTCGAATATATGGAAATTGGATACAAAAATTCAGCCAGGCTCCTGAACGTATCAGAGCCCAATCCATGGAGATTTCTCGACGATCACTTCCTAAAAGAAATTATTCCTGAGAAAAAATTCACCAAGCTATCAGCTTTAGTGGATATTGGACGAGTAGACCCTAATGACATCCTTCCACGTGAGCAAAGCATCTTGGATATGATTCGAGTAGCTTGCTATGTGCGTGAAGTGGATAAAGGCTTGGAACTTGTACAAATGTTCCATGATTTAGGCTATGAGACGTCTCTCAACATTATGGCGTTATCAAGTGTACCAGAGCAACAGCTAATAAAAGCGTTTGAGCTGGTAAAAGAGAGCCCTGTAGATGTGGTATATATCGTTGACTCATTCGGAAGCTTAGATCCTAGAGATATTGAGCACCAAGTGAAAAAATTCCAAGCCTTGATTCCAAATAAACAGCTCGGAATTCATACCCATAACAATATGCAACTGGCCTTTGCTAATACGTTAACTGCGTTTCAAAATGGGGTTACGTTCCTTGATTCATCTGTTTATGGGATGGGGCGTGCAGCGGGGAACTGCAACACAGAGCTTCTTGTCAGCTATATTCAGAAACCAAGCTATGAGCTGAAGCCTGTTCTAGGCGTTATCGAAAAGCATATGTTAGATATGCGTAAGAAGTGGGAATGGGGCTATATTATCCCATATATGATTTCTGGTGTACTTAATGAGCATCCACGTATCGCTATGGCGTACCGTGATAGTTCAGATAGAGATAAATTTGTAGAATTCTATGACAAAGTAACGACACCTGAAGCTACTATGGTCTTAGAGTCAAAGTAA
- a CDS encoding DUF1541 domain-containing protein produces the protein MRKHILLIFLYLIFLVVGCANNEEHAHEMAHKHNFNGSAEVPEALAIKAVENPKYPIGSKAISKANHMGGMMDGVEVTIVAAYKTTAYETSSVMSDGTEMEKHRWIVHEEFVNAGNKPIATGTEIKTVADHMEGMKDSIQTIDSSVETTVYIVDFVTSDGHEVKNHKWVAEEDLETIT, from the coding sequence ATGAGAAAACATATCCTTTTAATCTTTTTATACTTAATTTTCCTAGTTGTAGGTTGCGCTAATAATGAGGAACATGCACATGAAATGGCACACAAACATAATTTTAATGGCTCCGCTGAAGTTCCTGAAGCACTGGCCATAAAGGCAGTTGAGAACCCAAAATATCCAATTGGAAGCAAAGCGATTAGTAAAGCAAATCACATGGGTGGAATGATGGATGGGGTGGAAGTAACGATTGTTGCAGCTTATAAAACAACTGCATACGAAACTTCATCCGTTATGAGTGATGGGACGGAGATGGAAAAACACCGCTGGATTGTGCATGAAGAATTTGTTAATGCTGGTAATAAACCAATCGCAACAGGTACTGAAATTAAAACCGTTGCCGACCACATGGAAGGAATGAAGGATTCCATTCAAACCATTGATTCGTCCGTTGAAACAACGGTTTATATTGTAGACTTTGTCACATCAGATGGACATGAAGTAAAAAATCATAAATGGGTAGCTGAAGAAGATTTAGAAACTATTACATAA